In Kitasatospora gansuensis, a genomic segment contains:
- a CDS encoding tyrosinase family protein, with protein sequence MAVVRTNIVTDTAARDAYVHGVNLLKRERTTLSTTAFGIPGGPAPVRTYDLFVIWHHLAMTSPVPPGGDWMVRNGAHRGPVFLPWHRVMLGLLEANLQRVLAEPDFGLPYWDWSADGSLAAPQSAPIWKPAWMGGQGQPVTTGPFVFDAADPDSFRVRIETTPNVTLRQVERGLRRAFGRPTGSPTLPTAADLGRAFDTRQPPAGDPDLATYDFTPWNAGSRGFRNQLEGFRGPGLHNQVHRWVGGDMGPASSPNDPVFFLHHCNVDRIWEGWMHRHGRSYLPGMNASPTLRGHRIDDPIVSPLGPAATPRSTLDPTAVYSYDVLP encoded by the coding sequence ATGGCCGTCGTCCGCACCAACATCGTCACCGACACCGCCGCCCGCGACGCCTACGTCCACGGCGTGAACCTCCTCAAACGGGAACGGACCACGCTGAGCACCACCGCGTTCGGCATCCCGGGCGGGCCCGCGCCGGTCCGCACCTACGACCTGTTCGTCATCTGGCACCACCTGGCGATGACCTCGCCGGTCCCGCCCGGCGGCGACTGGATGGTGCGCAACGGCGCCCACCGGGGCCCGGTGTTCCTGCCGTGGCACCGCGTCATGCTCGGGCTCCTCGAGGCCAACCTCCAACGCGTGCTGGCGGAGCCCGACTTCGGACTCCCGTACTGGGACTGGTCGGCCGACGGCTCGCTCGCGGCCCCGCAGTCCGCGCCGATCTGGAAGCCGGCCTGGATGGGCGGCCAGGGGCAGCCGGTCACCACCGGTCCGTTCGTCTTCGACGCCGCCGATCCGGACAGCTTCCGGGTCCGAATCGAGACCACCCCGAACGTCACGCTGCGGCAGGTCGAACGGGGCCTGCGCCGGGCGTTCGGACGGCCCACCGGCTCGCCCACCCTGCCCACCGCCGCCGACCTGGGCCGCGCCTTCGACACCAGGCAGCCCCCGGCCGGCGACCCGGATCTCGCGACCTATGACTTCACGCCCTGGAACGCCGGTTCACGCGGCTTCCGCAACCAGCTCGAAGGCTTCCGGGGACCGGGCCTGCACAACCAGGTGCACCGCTGGGTGGGCGGCGACATGGGCCCGGCCTCCTCCCCCAACGACCCGGTGTTCTTCCTGCACCACTGCAACGTGGACCGGATCTGGGAGGGCTGGATGCACCGCCACGGCCGCAGCTACCTCCCCGGCATGAACGCCTCCCCCACCCTCAGGGGCCACCGGATCGACGATCCGATCGTCTCCCCGCTCGGCCCGGCCGCCACCCCCCGCAGCACGCTGGACCCGACCGCCGTCTACAGCTACGACGTCCTCCCCTGA
- a CDS encoding acyl carrier protein — translation MSESYGIIRDCLVSEFEVSPELVRPDAALASLALDSLALVELSLMVEERLGVTVTDIRPECTLGELAAFADAAVVGAAR, via the coding sequence ATGTCCGAGTCCTACGGCATCATCCGCGACTGCCTGGTCAGCGAGTTCGAGGTTTCGCCCGAACTCGTCCGCCCCGACGCCGCGTTGGCTTCCCTCGCGCTCGACAGCCTGGCGCTGGTCGAGCTCTCCCTGATGGTGGAGGAGCGGCTCGGCGTCACCGTCACCGACATCAGGCCCGAGTGCACCCTCGGCGAGCTGGCCGCGTTCGCCGACGCCGCCGTCGTCGGCGCCGCCAGGTGA
- the pqqE gene encoding pyrroloquinoline quinone biosynthesis protein PqqE, translating into MTFAEPPWAMLAELTHACPLHCPYCSNPIELASRSRELTTGQWCEVMAQAADLGVVQTHLSGGEPLLRPDLAEITAAATAAGIYTQLVTSGSGLDRARLAELADAGLRSVQLSVQHAEPAASDRIAGRRSFADKERAAALVRDAGLPLGLNVVLHRANLDSVDALIDLGTAWGAERIELANTQYYGWALRNREALLPTPGQLARAAETVQRRRSGPAGGPELVWVVPDHFDGNAKPCMGGWGAVSLTVTPDGTVLPCPAAATLPDLDPPSIRDHPLRWIWEQSKAFNRYRGTDWMGEPCRSCVRRDEDFGGCRCQAYALTGDAARTDPACGLSPDHGLVRELTARGRTVDPVPFVPRRPGGDG; encoded by the coding sequence GTGACCTTCGCCGAACCCCCGTGGGCGATGCTCGCCGAGCTGACCCACGCCTGTCCGCTGCACTGCCCCTACTGTTCCAATCCGATCGAACTGGCAAGTAGATCGAGGGAGTTGACGACCGGTCAATGGTGCGAGGTGATGGCGCAAGCCGCCGACCTCGGCGTGGTGCAGACCCACCTCTCCGGCGGTGAACCGCTGCTCCGGCCGGATCTGGCCGAGATCACCGCCGCCGCCACGGCCGCCGGGATCTACACCCAGCTGGTCACCAGCGGCAGCGGCCTCGACCGGGCCAGGCTGGCCGAGCTGGCCGACGCCGGGCTGCGCAGCGTCCAACTCTCCGTGCAGCACGCCGAGCCGGCCGCCTCGGACCGGATCGCGGGCCGGCGCTCCTTCGCCGACAAGGAACGGGCCGCCGCACTCGTCCGTGACGCCGGCCTGCCGCTCGGGCTCAACGTCGTGCTCCACCGCGCCAACCTGGACTCGGTCGACGCCCTGATCGACCTCGGGACCGCCTGGGGAGCCGAACGGATCGAACTCGCCAACACCCAGTACTACGGCTGGGCGCTGCGCAACCGCGAGGCCCTGTTGCCCACACCGGGCCAGCTGGCCCGGGCCGCCGAGACGGTGCAGCGCCGACGGTCGGGACCGGCCGGCGGTCCCGAGCTGGTGTGGGTGGTGCCCGACCACTTCGACGGCAACGCCAAGCCCTGCATGGGCGGTTGGGGAGCGGTCTCGCTCACCGTGACGCCGGACGGGACGGTCCTGCCCTGCCCGGCTGCCGCCACGCTTCCGGACCTCGATCCGCCCAGCATCCGCGACCACCCGCTGCGCTGGATCTGGGAGCAGTCCAAGGCGTTCAACCGCTACCGGGGCACCGACTGGATGGGCGAGCCCTGCCGCAGCTGCGTACGCCGGGACGAGGACTTCGGCGGCTGCCGCTGTCAGGCGTACGCCCTCACGGGTGACGCGGCCAGGACCGACCCGGCCTGCGGGCTCTCGCCCGACCACGGCCTGGTGCGCGAACTCACCGCGCGGGGCCGGACGGTGGATCCGGTCCCGTTCGTCCCCCGCAGACCGGGCGGAGACGGGTAG
- a CDS encoding SGNH/GDSL hydrolase family protein produces MPATPVPAAPASSLGPRPARTGRRSAGPFGRARLAVARCYSHLLMHRPPTDWSVPPADGRYGPELAGPAQPVSLLMLGDSLAQSLGAGRREETLGARLSQALADTLELPVDLRVFARVGATTRGVQLQALRAGKLRPGVAVLIVGGNDALLPVPLGRSARCFAQLVRGLHEAGWQTVVVPCPNPGYAPGMRAPVRWVAGRRSQRLARLQIRTAERVGAVLAPSSGVEFRDRAAELLGPDGVHPSPRGYAEHAERMLPSLLTVAGRLTPAYVPAG; encoded by the coding sequence ATGCCCGCCACCCCTGTCCCGGCCGCGCCTGCCTCGTCGCTCGGGCCCCGGCCCGCGCGGACCGGCCGGCGGAGCGCCGGCCCGTTCGGGCGGGCCAGGCTCGCCGTCGCCCGGTGCTACAGCCACCTGCTGATGCACCGTCCGCCCACCGACTGGTCCGTCCCGCCGGCTGACGGCCGGTACGGACCCGAGCTCGCAGGCCCGGCGCAGCCGGTCAGCCTGCTGATGCTCGGTGACTCGCTCGCGCAGAGCCTCGGGGCCGGCCGTCGGGAGGAGACCCTGGGCGCCAGGCTGTCCCAGGCGCTGGCCGACACCCTCGAACTGCCGGTGGACCTCCGGGTGTTCGCCCGGGTCGGTGCCACCACCCGGGGCGTCCAGCTCCAGGCGCTGCGGGCCGGGAAGCTGCGTCCCGGCGTCGCGGTGCTGATCGTCGGCGGCAACGACGCGCTGCTCCCGGTGCCGCTCGGCCGTTCGGCCCGTTGCTTCGCCCAACTGGTGCGGGGCCTGCACGAGGCCGGCTGGCAGACGGTCGTCGTGCCGTGCCCCAACCCCGGGTACGCCCCCGGCATGCGGGCGCCGGTGCGGTGGGTGGCGGGTCGGCGCTCGCAGCGGCTGGCCCGGCTGCAGATCCGTACCGCCGAACGGGTGGGGGCCGTGCTCGCGCCGTCCTCGGGCGTCGAGTTCCGGGACCGGGCCGCCGAGCTGCTCGGCCCCGACGGCGTCCACCCCTCGCCGCGCGGCTACGCGGAGCACGCCGAGCGGATGCTGCCGAGCCTGCTGACCGTGGCCGGGCGGCTCACCCCCGCGTACGTCCCCGCCGGGTGA
- a CDS encoding DUF3533 domain-containing protein, with amino-acid sequence MTTDQPPPQVTARQVLRNPKVWAFPTVIVGSVALLLSLLYLGGIINPRGDLHRLPIGLVNSDTGAELGGKPENLGQRITAGIAAAPDPAEEVSWRVLSRADAMKELSSGKLYGVLEAPAGLTSAVAALGASAQADPARPTMLVLTNPGVGSLASSLASSISQAAAHQASRQLGGTLTALPAAQGGAASNAARLLLADPLAVAVEVGHPIGTHSGLGLTAFYYSLLLVLCGFLGANIISNGVDVSLGYAASELGPLRTQLPLVQISRTRTLAVTSVMSVVLAVLTSSLVMLATVVILDMDASHLPLLWVFSVCASAAVGLGVQALVAAFGGIGQLISMFIFIALSLPSSGATVPLQALPDFYRALAVFEPMRQLGDGVRSILYFDAQAGAGLTRAWVMIAIATVAALLFGFGMTTYYDRRGLHRVHPEVS; translated from the coding sequence ATGACCACGGACCAGCCCCCGCCACAGGTGACCGCCCGTCAGGTGCTGCGCAACCCGAAGGTCTGGGCCTTCCCGACGGTGATCGTCGGATCGGTGGCGCTGCTGCTGTCGCTGCTCTACCTGGGCGGCATCATCAACCCGCGGGGCGACCTGCACCGCCTGCCGATCGGCCTGGTCAACTCCGACACGGGCGCCGAGCTCGGCGGTAAGCCGGAGAACCTCGGCCAGCGGATCACCGCCGGGATCGCCGCCGCGCCCGACCCGGCCGAGGAGGTCTCCTGGCGGGTGCTGAGCCGGGCCGACGCGATGAAGGAGCTGTCCTCCGGCAAGCTGTACGGGGTGCTGGAGGCACCCGCCGGTCTGACCTCGGCCGTCGCCGCGCTCGGCGCGAGCGCCCAGGCGGACCCGGCGCGGCCGACCATGCTGGTGCTCACCAACCCCGGGGTGGGCAGTCTGGCCTCCTCGCTCGCCTCCTCCATCTCCCAGGCGGCCGCCCACCAGGCCTCCCGCCAGCTCGGCGGCACGCTCACCGCGCTCCCGGCGGCCCAGGGCGGGGCGGCGAGCAACGCGGCCCGCCTGCTGCTGGCCGACCCGCTGGCGGTGGCGGTCGAGGTCGGCCACCCGATCGGCACGCACAGCGGGCTGGGGCTGACGGCCTTCTACTACTCGCTACTGCTGGTGCTCTGCGGCTTCCTGGGCGCCAACATCATCAGCAACGGGGTCGACGTCTCGCTCGGCTACGCGGCCAGCGAGCTGGGGCCGCTGCGGACCCAGCTGCCGCTGGTGCAGATCAGCCGTACCCGGACGCTGGCCGTCACCAGCGTGATGTCGGTGGTGCTGGCGGTGCTGACGTCCAGTCTGGTGATGCTGGCCACGGTGGTGATCCTGGACATGGACGCCTCGCACCTCCCGCTGCTCTGGGTGTTCTCGGTCTGCGCCAGCGCGGCGGTCGGGCTCGGGGTGCAGGCGCTGGTCGCGGCGTTCGGCGGGATCGGCCAGCTGATCAGCATGTTCATCTTCATCGCGCTCTCGCTGCCGTCCTCGGGGGCGACCGTCCCGCTGCAGGCGCTGCCCGACTTCTACCGGGCGCTGGCGGTGTTCGAGCCGATGCGCCAGCTCGGCGACGGGGTCAGGTCGATCCTGTACTTCGACGCGCAGGCCGGCGCCGGGCTGACCCGGGCCTGGGTGATGATCGCGATCGCCACGGTCGCCGCGCTGCTGTTCGGCTTCGGGATGACGACCTACTACGACCGGCGGGGGCTGCACCGGGTGCACCCGGAGGTGAGCTGA
- a CDS encoding acyl-ACP desaturase, translating into MKITAEPEVPWLVELETVAEELMNRHLGSAREWFPHQYIPWGQGRDFDGPLGGEPWRPEQSALAPAVRSALVVNLLTEDNLPGYHWIIGAQTGRDGVWGAWLHQWTAEEDRHAAAIRAYLHAARAVDPIALERARMAQVGAGSLPEPAGVLGVVAYAAVQELATRVSHRNTGRLSGDPVCERLLARIAQDENLHMVFYRELLRAALEIDPDPVLAVLDRTVHEFAMPGQGMPGFDRMAAEVAVAGVYDLRVHHDEVLVPLLRSLRIFDLTGLGPAGEQARDRLAEHLGRTDTRAARFVERRAQALAVRARRTPTATPTCRTGEA; encoded by the coding sequence GTGAAGATCACTGCGGAGCCGGAGGTCCCCTGGCTCGTCGAACTGGAGACCGTCGCCGAAGAGTTGATGAATCGTCACCTCGGTTCGGCCCGGGAGTGGTTTCCGCATCAGTACATCCCGTGGGGGCAGGGGCGCGACTTCGACGGCCCGCTCGGCGGTGAACCGTGGCGGCCGGAGCAGTCGGCGCTGGCTCCGGCCGTCCGCTCCGCGCTGGTGGTCAACCTGCTGACCGAGGACAACCTGCCCGGCTACCACTGGATCATCGGGGCGCAGACCGGCCGGGACGGTGTCTGGGGCGCCTGGCTGCATCAGTGGACCGCCGAGGAGGACCGGCACGCCGCCGCCATCCGGGCTTATCTGCACGCCGCCCGCGCCGTCGACCCGATCGCCCTGGAGCGGGCCCGGATGGCCCAGGTCGGCGCCGGGAGCCTGCCGGAGCCGGCCGGTGTGCTGGGGGTGGTCGCCTACGCGGCCGTCCAGGAGCTGGCCACCCGGGTCAGCCACCGCAACACCGGGCGGCTAAGCGGTGATCCGGTCTGCGAGCGGCTGCTCGCCCGGATCGCCCAGGACGAGAACCTGCACATGGTCTTCTACCGCGAACTGCTGCGGGCCGCACTGGAGATCGACCCCGACCCGGTGCTGGCGGTCCTGGACCGCACCGTGCACGAGTTCGCCATGCCCGGCCAGGGCATGCCGGGCTTCGACCGGATGGCCGCCGAGGTCGCCGTCGCGGGCGTCTACGACCTGAGGGTGCATCACGACGAGGTGCTGGTACCGCTGCTCCGCTCGCTGCGGATCTTCGACCTGACCGGTCTCGGACCGGCCGGCGAGCAGGCCCGCGACCGGCTCGCCGAACACCTCGGACGGACCGACACCCGTGCCGCCCGCTTCGTCGAACGGCGCGCCCAGGCGCTCGCCGTCCGGGCCCGGCGCACTCCGACCGCAACCCCCACCTGTCGAACGGGAGAGGCATGA
- a CDS encoding dihydrofolate reductase family protein produces MARLIVTVFVTMDGVIQAPGGPGEDDDHGFEHGGWQVPYVDEEFMTLMTDIFERTADHLLLGRKTYDIFAGYWPRVTDPDNPIGVKLNTMPKYVASRTLRSPLEWQNSHLLEGEAAEAVARLKERLDGVIMTQGSSDLIHTLQRHDLVDEYRLLVNPVILGTGKRLFAEGAAPTAWTLTESRSTGVGVQYGVYQRAGKPEYGTFLLDDEE; encoded by the coding sequence ATGGCCAGACTGATCGTCACCGTGTTCGTCACCATGGACGGGGTCATCCAGGCCCCCGGCGGCCCGGGCGAGGACGACGACCATGGCTTCGAGCACGGCGGCTGGCAAGTCCCGTACGTCGACGAGGAGTTCATGACCCTCATGACGGACATCTTCGAGCGGACCGCCGACCACCTGCTGCTCGGCCGGAAGACCTACGACATCTTCGCCGGCTACTGGCCCCGCGTGACCGACCCGGACAACCCGATCGGCGTGAAGCTCAACACGATGCCGAAGTACGTCGCCTCGCGCACCCTGCGCAGCCCCCTGGAGTGGCAGAACTCCCACCTGCTGGAGGGCGAGGCCGCCGAGGCCGTCGCCCGGCTGAAGGAGCGACTGGACGGCGTGATCATGACGCAGGGCAGCAGTGACCTCATCCACACCCTGCAACGGCACGACCTGGTCGACGAGTACCGGCTGCTCGTCAACCCCGTGATCCTCGGCACCGGAAAGCGGCTCTTCGCCGAGGGCGCCGCCCCCACCGCCTGGACGCTCACGGAATCCCGCAGCACCGGCGTGGGCGTGCAGTACGGCGTCTACCAGCGGGCCGGCAAGCCCGAGTACGGCACCTTCCTGCTGGACGACGAGGAGTGA
- a CDS encoding beta-ketoacyl-[acyl-carrier-protein] synthase family protein translates to MNTRAVAVTGLGMITPAGFGAAASWERFCHGTPTARTDPGLAGLPVDFSCRVEEFDAVGLLGGRLSRRLDRFSQLAVLAAREAVADARLDPARWDGTRVGVVLGVSATSAATHPVEYARLNEGRPDRVSPMMLPRSIPNMAAGEVSLDLGARGPSLVTSTACASGTTALGLACDLLRADACDLVLAGGTDSARATMVATAFDQLRALSRRRHDPAGASRPFDADRDGFVLGEGAGVLVLERVEHARARGVRPRAYLAGRGSSCDAYHFTKPCPDGEGLARAVLAALDDAGLAPHEIGHVNAHGTGTVLNDSAEAAALHRVFHRPPPVTANKSIIGHSMGAAGAIEAALTVLTLQHQLIPPTANLDRPDEAIDLDVVTKVPRRVAVTAAVSVSSGFGGQNAAVVLTAA, encoded by the coding sequence GTGAACACCCGCGCGGTGGCCGTGACCGGGCTCGGGATGATCACCCCGGCCGGGTTCGGCGCGGCGGCGAGCTGGGAGCGGTTCTGCCACGGCACGCCGACCGCCAGGACCGACCCCGGGCTGGCGGGCCTGCCGGTGGACTTCTCCTGCCGGGTCGAGGAGTTCGACGCCGTCGGCCTGCTCGGCGGACGGCTCAGCCGCCGGCTCGACCGGTTCTCCCAACTGGCCGTCCTGGCGGCCCGCGAGGCGGTCGCGGACGCCCGGCTCGATCCGGCGCGCTGGGACGGCACCCGGGTCGGCGTGGTGCTCGGTGTCAGCGCCACCAGTGCGGCCACCCACCCGGTGGAGTACGCCCGGCTGAACGAGGGCCGCCCCGACCGGGTCTCGCCGATGATGCTCCCGCGCAGCATCCCCAACATGGCGGCCGGCGAGGTGAGTCTGGACCTCGGCGCCCGGGGGCCGAGCCTGGTCACCAGCACCGCCTGCGCCTCCGGCACGACCGCGCTCGGCCTCGCCTGCGACCTGCTCCGGGCCGACGCCTGCGACCTGGTGCTGGCCGGAGGCACGGACAGTGCCAGGGCCACCATGGTGGCCACCGCCTTCGACCAGCTGCGCGCGCTCTCCCGGCGCCGCCACGACCCGGCCGGCGCCTCCCGGCCGTTCGACGCCGACCGGGACGGCTTCGTGCTCGGCGAGGGCGCGGGCGTGCTGGTGCTGGAACGCGTCGAACACGCCCGGGCGCGCGGCGTCCGCCCACGCGCCTACCTGGCCGGGCGCGGCTCCTCCTGCGACGCGTACCACTTCACCAAGCCCTGCCCGGACGGCGAGGGCCTGGCCCGGGCCGTCCTGGCGGCCCTGGACGACGCGGGGCTGGCGCCGCACGAGATCGGGCACGTCAACGCGCACGGCACCGGCACCGTGCTGAACGACTCGGCGGAGGCGGCGGCCTTGCACCGGGTCTTCCACCGCCCGCCGCCGGTGACCGCCAACAAGAGCATCATCGGCCACAGCATGGGCGCGGCCGGGGCGATCGAGGCGGCGCTCACCGTCCTGACGCTCCAACACCAGCTGATCCCGCCCACCGCCAACCTGGACCGGCCGGACGAGGCGATCGACCTGGACGTGGTCACCAAGGTGCCGCGCCGGGTGGCCGTCACCGCCGCCGTCTCGGTGTCGAGCGGCTTCGGCGGCCAGAACGCGGCCGTGGTCCTCACCGCCGCCTGA
- the pqqC gene encoding pyrroloquinoline-quinone synthase PqqC yields MTGTLEDRLRAVSRDRYHDRHPFNRRMHEGTLTPDELRRWIANRFHYQRNIPVKDALITAKFDHPALRRSWLRRIQDHDGVREGEGGLEKWLRLGEAAGLDRATLTSGREVLPGVRLAVDGYVNFCRLGSPLEAVAASLTELSAPDLMLTRIDAFERHYPWIEADGLDYFRTRVTQGADDGQEALGLVLAWARSEEDQDRAVAALAFKCDVLWALLDAVQHAGPGGTR; encoded by the coding sequence GTGACGGGCACACTCGAAGACCGGCTGCGGGCCGTGTCGCGCGACCGCTACCACGACCGCCACCCCTTCAACCGGCGGATGCACGAGGGCACGCTGACCCCGGACGAGCTGCGCCGCTGGATCGCCAACCGCTTCCACTACCAGCGGAACATCCCCGTCAAGGACGCCCTGATCACCGCCAAGTTCGACCACCCGGCGCTGCGCAGGTCGTGGCTGCGCCGGATCCAGGACCACGACGGCGTCCGGGAGGGCGAGGGCGGCCTGGAGAAGTGGCTCCGCCTCGGCGAGGCCGCCGGTCTCGACCGGGCCACCCTGACCTCCGGCCGCGAGGTGCTGCCCGGCGTCCGGCTGGCCGTCGACGGCTACGTCAACTTCTGCCGCCTGGGCTCCCCGCTGGAGGCCGTCGCCGCCTCGCTCACCGAACTGTCCGCCCCCGACCTCATGCTCACCAGGATCGACGCCTTCGAGCGCCACTACCCGTGGATCGAGGCCGACGGGCTCGACTACTTCCGCACCCGGGTCACCCAGGGTGCCGACGACGGGCAGGAGGCCCTCGGGCTGGTCCTGGCTTGGGCGCGCTCCGAGGAGGACCAGGACCGGGCAGTCGCCGCGCTCGCCTTCAAGTGCGACGTCCTGTGGGCGCTGCTCGACGCCGTGCAGCACGCCGGCCCGGGTGGCACCCGGTGA
- a CDS encoding class I SAM-dependent methyltransferase, producing the protein MTTVATVGTSATDIEFHYDLGNDFYALWLDQTLAYTAARWDGIAPGEPDATALHRAQLAKLDHHLDLVGAEPGGGARLLDVGCGWGSLLVRAVATGRAAEAVGLTISRAQHDYLGRLGLPGVEGRLESWEEYRTERPYDAIVSVGAFEHFATAGMSRAERLAVYAHYFERCHGWLRPGGRMSLQTIAYDGVADGSGPVGEFVGTDIFPGAQLPRLAEIAAACDPYFSLTVLSASAEDYARTLASWSGRLLRAREEAVRLIGEDGYRRYRRYLRASEVTFLRGATTLYRIGFERRDQPLKLSV; encoded by the coding sequence ATGACCACCGTCGCCACCGTCGGTACCAGCGCCACCGACATCGAGTTCCACTACGACCTCGGCAACGACTTCTACGCGCTCTGGCTCGACCAGACGCTCGCCTACACGGCGGCGCGCTGGGACGGCATCGCCCCCGGCGAGCCCGACGCCACCGCCCTGCACCGGGCCCAACTGGCCAAACTGGACCACCACTTGGACCTGGTCGGAGCCGAGCCGGGCGGCGGCGCGCGGCTGCTCGACGTCGGCTGCGGCTGGGGGTCCCTGCTGGTCCGCGCCGTCGCCACCGGCCGGGCGGCCGAGGCCGTCGGCCTGACCATCTCGCGCGCCCAGCACGACTACCTCGGGCGGCTCGGCCTGCCCGGCGTCGAGGGCCGGCTGGAGAGCTGGGAGGAGTACCGCACCGAGCGGCCGTACGACGCGATCGTCAGCGTGGGCGCTTTCGAGCACTTCGCCACCGCCGGGATGAGCCGGGCCGAGCGGCTCGCCGTCTACGCCCACTACTTCGAGCGCTGCCACGGCTGGCTGCGCCCCGGCGGGCGGATGTCGTTGCAGACCATCGCGTACGACGGGGTCGCCGACGGCAGCGGTCCGGTGGGCGAGTTCGTCGGCACGGACATCTTCCCGGGGGCTCAGCTGCCCCGGCTCGCCGAGATCGCCGCCGCCTGTGACCCGTACTTCTCGCTCACCGTGCTCAGCGCCTCGGCCGAGGACTACGCCCGTACGCTCGCCTCCTGGTCCGGTCGGCTGCTGCGGGCCCGCGAGGAGGCGGTCCGGCTGATCGGTGAGGACGGCTACCGGCGCTACCGGCGTTATCTGCGCGCCTCAGAGGTGACGTTCCTGCGCGGCGCCACGACGCTCTACCGGATCGGCTTCGAGCGGCGCGACCAGCCGCTGAAGCTGTCGGTCTGA
- a CDS encoding MFS transporter produces MTRRRAWAAVAVVCAALFLIGLDFTVLNVAIPDLRADLGPTLAETQWIVDGYALALGGCVLAAGALGDRYGRRRAFVTGLAVCALASVLGCTGDSPAQLVAARCGMGVGAALFMPATLSTIVYVLPDPVDRRRAIGIWAAVAGVGALFGPVVGGWLVHHYDWRAAFWMNVPVAAVVLLAALPAVPESRAPHREPLDWPGALLSSTGLLALVWAVIEAPGRGWTSAQVLGAFGAAALLITGFAVRQIRCAAPMLPVGLLRRDPVWPATLVLALMSFAMFGAMFLLTLYLQQVRGLSAWSAGLRMVPLSLGLAIGAVLGPVLARRLGARVPVADGLLLITAGFVQLAGLGADSGDPPVLLFEAVSGLGAGLLAPVATELVMSAVPAGSAGVGSALNDATRQVGSTLGVAVLGSVLATAVAEGPDPRTAFVAGLADAAVVGGTVALLAAALAWYRLPGRGPADARSPADRPSLAVRPSVK; encoded by the coding sequence GTGACCCGGCGTCGGGCCTGGGCGGCGGTCGCCGTCGTCTGCGCCGCCCTGTTCCTGATCGGCCTGGACTTCACCGTCCTCAACGTGGCGATCCCCGACCTGCGGGCCGATCTCGGGCCGACCCTGGCCGAGACCCAGTGGATCGTGGACGGCTACGCGCTGGCGCTCGGCGGCTGCGTGCTGGCCGCCGGTGCGCTCGGCGACCGCTACGGCAGACGGCGGGCGTTCGTCACCGGGCTGGCCGTCTGCGCGCTCGCCTCGGTGCTGGGCTGCACCGGCGACAGCCCGGCCCAACTGGTCGCCGCCCGTTGCGGGATGGGCGTGGGCGCGGCGCTATTCATGCCCGCCACGCTCTCCACCATCGTGTACGTGCTGCCCGACCCGGTGGACCGCCGCCGGGCGATCGGGATCTGGGCCGCGGTGGCGGGCGTCGGCGCGCTGTTCGGCCCGGTGGTCGGCGGCTGGCTGGTGCACCACTACGACTGGCGGGCCGCGTTCTGGATGAACGTTCCGGTGGCCGCGGTCGTGCTGCTGGCCGCCCTGCCGGCCGTACCGGAGTCGCGGGCACCGCACCGGGAACCGCTGGACTGGCCGGGTGCGCTGCTCTCCAGCACCGGGCTGCTGGCGCTGGTCTGGGCCGTGATCGAGGCGCCCGGCCGGGGCTGGACGAGCGCTCAGGTGCTCGGCGCGTTCGGCGCGGCGGCGCTGCTGATCACCGGCTTCGCCGTCCGGCAGATCCGCTGCGCGGCGCCGATGCTGCCGGTGGGCCTGCTGCGCCGGGACCCGGTCTGGCCGGCCACGCTGGTGCTCGCGCTGATGTCCTTCGCGATGTTCGGTGCGATGTTCCTGCTGACGCTGTATCTCCAGCAGGTGCGCGGGCTGTCGGCGTGGTCGGCCGGACTGCGGATGGTCCCGCTGTCGCTCGGGCTGGCGATCGGCGCGGTGCTCGGGCCGGTGCTGGCCCGTCGGCTGGGCGCCCGGGTGCCGGTGGCCGACGGCCTGCTGCTGATCACCGCCGGATTCGTCCAACTGGCCGGTCTCGGCGCCGATTCGGGGGACCCGCCGGTGCTGCTCTTCGAGGCCGTCTCCGGGCTCGGCGCGGGCCTGCTGGCGCCGGTGGCCACCGAACTGGTGATGAGTGCGGTCCCGGCCGGCTCGGCGGGCGTCGGCTCGGCGCTCAACGACGCGACGCGGCAGGTGGGTTCGACGCTGGGGGTGGCGGTGCTCGGTTCGGTGCTGGCCACCGCCGTGGCCGAAGGGCCCGACCCGCGCACCGCGTTCGTGGCCGGGCTCGCCGACGCCGCCGTGGTGGGCGGCACGGTCGCCCTGCTCGCCGCCGCACTCGCCTGGTACCGGCTGCCCGGACGGGGTCCGGCCGATGCCCGCTCCCCGGCCGACCGTCCCTCGCTCGCTGTTCGACCCTCCGTCAAGTGA
- the pqqD gene encoding pyrroloquinoline quinone biosynthesis peptide chaperone PqqD, with protein sequence MTWRPALPGSAVLRHDRVRGTDLLLLPERVVVLRGSAGRVLRLCDGSRAVPEIVDALANAFPGAPVAAEVPAFLEELRERGWLR encoded by the coding sequence GTGACCTGGCGCCCCGCGCTCCCCGGCTCCGCCGTGCTGCGCCACGACCGGGTGCGCGGGACCGACCTGCTGCTGTTGCCGGAGCGGGTGGTCGTGCTGCGCGGGTCCGCCGGGCGCGTGCTGCGTCTGTGCGACGGCAGCCGGGCGGTGCCGGAGATCGTCGACGCGCTGGCGAACGCCTTCCCGGGCGCGCCGGTCGCTGCCGAAGTGCCCGCGTTTCTGGAGGAGTTGAGAGAGCGTGGGTGGTTACGGTGA